Proteins from a genomic interval of Pseudodesulfovibrio nedwellii:
- a CDS encoding SPFH domain-containing protein — protein MDPATLTSLITAVVFVLILITLIIKTAVVVPQKSHFVVERLGKYSKSLSAGLHILIPFIDKIAYKRSLKEEVMDIPAQSCITRDNVSVTIDGVLYIRVIDAKMSCYGIENYYIAASQLAQTSLRSAIGKIDLDKTFEERETINSSVVLAVDEAAQEWGIKVMRYEIKDITPPSTVMTAMEQQMRAEREKRAEIAISEGDRQSRINRSEGLRQEAVQVSEGEKQKRINEAQGRAQEILLVADATAQGLQKVAEVINLPGGTEAMNLKVAEQYIDEFGNLAKENNTMIIPTDLANMGGMVAAATEIIKKTSVNPTGKPKKSASKKTAESQESPQTVGGFAVE, from the coding sequence ATGGATCCCGCAACTCTGACTTCCTTGATCACAGCCGTTGTTTTTGTACTCATTCTGATCACCCTGATCATCAAAACAGCTGTGGTGGTGCCGCAAAAAAGCCACTTTGTTGTCGAACGACTCGGTAAATACTCAAAAAGCCTCAGCGCGGGCCTGCATATTCTGATCCCGTTCATCGACAAGATCGCCTACAAACGCAGTCTCAAAGAAGAAGTCATGGACATCCCGGCCCAAAGCTGCATCACCCGTGACAACGTATCCGTGACCATTGACGGCGTACTCTACATCCGAGTCATTGATGCCAAGATGTCTTGCTATGGCATTGAAAATTATTACATCGCCGCCTCACAACTGGCCCAGACATCGCTGAGATCCGCCATCGGTAAAATCGATCTGGACAAGACTTTCGAAGAACGTGAGACCATCAACTCCTCAGTCGTGCTGGCCGTAGACGAAGCCGCGCAGGAATGGGGCATCAAGGTCATGCGTTATGAAATCAAAGATATCACGCCTCCCAGCACAGTTATGACCGCCATGGAACAGCAGATGAGAGCCGAGCGTGAAAAACGTGCTGAAATCGCCATTTCCGAAGGTGATCGTCAGTCTCGTATCAACCGAAGTGAAGGTTTGAGGCAAGAAGCGGTGCAGGTTTCCGAAGGTGAAAAGCAGAAACGTATCAACGAAGCCCAAGGTCGCGCTCAAGAAATTCTGCTCGTTGCCGATGCCACGGCTCAAGGCCTGCAAAAGGTTGCCGAAGTCATCAACTTGCCCGGCGGTACCGAGGCCATGAATCTCAAGGTGGCCGAACAGTATATCGATGAATTCGGCAACCTCGCCAAAGAAAACAACACCATGATTATTCCAACAGACCTTGCCAACATGGGCGGCATGGTCGCGGCGGCAACTGAAATTATCAAGAAAACATCGGTCAACCCCACAGGCAAACCAAAAAAATCGGCCTCCAAGAAGACTGCAGAATCGCAGGAGTCTCCTCAGACTGTCGGCGGATTCGCAGTAGAATAA
- a CDS encoding NfeD family protein: protein MEYFNSMENILWLIWLGVGVAFLVAEFVMPAFIVIFFGVGAIIAGVTAFFGFSLQMQIIVFGASSLALLLLLRKTMADTFAGGSSSDEEDADTAIGARCEVVEAIHPPQAGRVKYLGSFWSARCDDPVDVGVMVRISHRDEKDPNAFIVEMEK, encoded by the coding sequence ATGGAATATTTCAACTCAATGGAAAACATACTCTGGCTCATCTGGCTCGGTGTAGGCGTGGCCTTCCTCGTGGCAGAATTCGTGATGCCCGCCTTCATCGTCATTTTCTTCGGCGTGGGCGCAATCATTGCCGGGGTCACAGCTTTTTTTGGCTTTTCACTACAAATGCAGATCATCGTGTTCGGGGCATCATCCCTGGCTCTGCTCCTCCTGCTTCGCAAAACCATGGCCGACACCTTTGCCGGGGGCTCCTCCTCGGACGAAGAAGACGCAGACACAGCAATCGGTGCACGGTGTGAAGTTGTGGAGGCAATTCATCCACCACAGGCAGGACGCGTCAAATATCTGGGTTCCTTCTGGTCGGCCCGGTGCGACGATCCTGTAGACGTCGGTGTAATGGTTCGCATCAGTCATCGTGACGAAAAAGACCCCAATGCCTTTATCGTAGAAATGGAGAAATAA